The following coding sequences lie in one Desmodus rotundus isolate HL8 chromosome 1, HLdesRot8A.1, whole genome shotgun sequence genomic window:
- the DIRAS2 gene encoding GTP-binding protein Di-Ras2, giving the protein MPEQSNDYRVAVFGAGGVGKSSLVLRFVKGTFRESYIPTVEDTYRQVISCDKSICTLQITDTTGSHQFPAMQRLSISKGHAFILVYSITSRQSLEELKPIYEQICEIKGDVESIPIMLVGNKCDESPSREVECSEAEALARKWKCAFMETSAKLNHNVKELFQELLNLEKRRTVSLQIDGKKSKQQKRKEKLKGKCVLM; this is encoded by the coding sequence ATGCCGGAGCAGAGCAATGATTACCGGGTGGCTGTGTTCGGAGCAGGTGGTGTGGGCAAGAGCTCCTTAGTCTTGAGGTTTGTGAAAGGCACATTCCGGGAGAGCTACATCCCTACTGTGGAAGACACCTACCGGCAGGTCATCAGCTGTGACAAGAGCATCTGCACATTGCAGATCACAGACACTACAGGCAGCCACCAGTTTCCCGCCATGCAGAGGCTGTCCATTTCTAAAGGGCATGCCTTCATCCTGGTGTACTCCATCACCAGCCGGCAGTCCTTGGAAGAGCTCAAACCCATTTATGAACAAATATGTGAGATCAAAGGGGATGTGGAGAGTATCCCCATTATGCTAGTGGGGAACAAGTGTGATGAGAGCCCGAGCCGTGAGGTGGAGTGCAGTGAGGCAGAGGCCCTGGCCCGCAAGTGGAAGTGTGCTTTCATGGAGACCTCAGCCAAGCTCAACCACAACGTGAAGGAGCTCTTTCAGGAGCTGCTCAACCTGGAGAAGCGCAGGACCGTGAGCCTACAGATCGATGGGAAAAAGAGCAAgcagcagaaaaggaaagaaaagctcaAGGGCAAATGTGTGCTCATGTGA